A genome region from Maylandia zebra isolate NMK-2024a linkage group LG6, Mzebra_GT3a, whole genome shotgun sequence includes the following:
- the LOC106674551 gene encoding uncharacterized protein LOC106674551: MAGLCWLVMVPAFFLSPPNILAAVNQDWLTNIVAAVKNNQEQGTDVETPKPGLDTGLGNDIGNDIGNDIGNDIGTGIGTGLGNDIDNDIGTGIGTGLGNDIGNDIGTGIGTGLGNDIGNDIGNDIGTGIGTGLGNDIGNDIGNDIGTGIGTGLGNDIGNDIGNDIGTGIGTGLGNDIGNDIGNDIGTGIGTGLGNDIGNDIGNDIGTGIGTGLGNDIGNDIGTDIDTSAKEIKEEASNAGEAASLEEEVDVKNEASLDEEAQVEKEASLDEEADVKKAASLDEEAQVEKEASLDEEADVKKAASLDEEAQVEKEASLDEEADVKKAASLDEEAQVEKEASLDEEADVKKAASLDEEAQVEKEASLDEEADVKKAASLDEEAQVEKEASLDEEADVKKAASLDEEAQVEKEASLDEEADVKKAASLDEEAQVEKEASLDEEADVKKAASLDEEAQVEKEASLDEEADVKKAASLDEEAQVEKEASLDEEADVKKAASLDEEAQVEKEASLDEEAQVEKEASLDEEADVKKAASLDEEAQVEKEASLDEEADVKKAASLDEEAQVEKEASLDEEADVKKAASLDEEAQVEKEASLDEEADVKKAASLDEEAQVEKEASLDEEADVKKAASLDEEAQVEKEASLDEEADVKKAASLDEEAQVEKEASLDEEADVKKAASLDEEAQVEKEASLDEEADVKKAASLDEEAQVEKEASLDEEADVKKAASLDEEAQVEKESSLDEEADVKKAASLDEEAQVEKEASLDEEADVKKAASLDEEAQVEKEASLDEEADVKKAASLDEEAQVEKEASLDEEVDVEMEASKAENRAKAEEEANATDATRVEEVVNVEGNGGWHG, translated from the exons ATGGCTGGCCTGTGCTGGCTGGTGATGGTGCCAGCCTTCTTCCTGTCTCCTCCAAACATTTTGGCTGCTGTAAACCAGGACTGGCTCACGAACATTGTAGCAGCTGTCAAGAACAA TCAAGAACAAGGTACAGATGTAGAAACACCTAAACCAGGCCTTGACACTGGTCTAGGCAATGACATAGGCAATGACATAGGCAATGACATAGGCAATGACATAGGCACGGGTATAGGCACTGGTCTAGGCAATGACATAGACAATGACATAGGCACGGGTATAGGCACTGGTCTAGGCAATGACATAGGCAATGACATAGGCACGGGTATAGGCACTGGTCTAGGCAATGACATAGGCAATGACATAGGCAATGACATAGGCACGGGTATAGGCACTGGTCTAGGCAATGACATAGGCAATGACATAGGCAATGACATAGGCACGGGTATAGGCACTGGTCTAGGCAATGACATAGGCAATGACATAGGCAATGACATAGGCACGGGTATAGGCACTGGTCTAGGCAATGACATAGGCAATGACATAGGCAATGACATAGGCACGGGTATAGGCACTGGTCTAGGCAATGACATAGGCAATGACATAGGCAATGACATAGGCACGGGTATAGGCACTGGTCTAGGCAATGACATAGGCAATGACATAGGCACTGACATAGACA CAAGTGCAAAGGAAATCAAAGAGGAAGCTTCAAACGCAGGGGAGGCAGCAAGCTTAGAGGAGGAGGTCGATGTAAAAAACGAAGCAAGTTTAGACGAAGAGGCCCAGGTAGAAAAGGAAGCAAGCTTGGACGAGGAGGCCGACGTCAAAAAGGCAGCAAGCTTAGACGAAGAGGCCCAGGTAGAAAAGGAAGCAAGCTTGGACGAAGAGGCCGACGTCAAAAAGGCAGCAAGCTTAGACGAAGAGGCCCAGGTAGAAAAGGAAGCAAGCTTGGACGAGGAGGCCGACGTCAAAAAGGCAGCAAGCTTAGACGAAGAGGCCCAGGTAGAAAAGGAAGCAAGCTTGGACGAGGAGGCCGACGTCAAAAAGGCAGCAAGCTTAGACGAAGAGGCCCAGGTAGAAAAGGAAGCAAGCTTGGACGAGGAGGCCGACGTCAAAAAGGCAGCAAGCTTAGACGAAGAGGCCCAGGTAGAAAAGGAAGCAAGCTTGGACGAGGAGGCCGACGTCAAAAAGGCAGCAAGCTTAGACGAAGAGGCCCAGGTAGAAAAGGAAGCAAGCTTGGACGAGGAGGCCGACGTCAAAAAGGCAGCAAGCTTAGACGAAGAGGCCCAGGTAGAAAAGGAAGCAAGCTTGGACGAAGAGGCCGACGTCAAAAAGGCAGCAAGCTTAGACGAAGAGGCCCAGGTAGAAAAGGAAGCAAGCTTGGACGAGGAGGCCGACGTCAAAAAGGCAGCAAGCTTAGACGAAGAGGCCCAGGTAGAAAAGGAAGCAAGCTTGGACGAGGAGGCCGACGTCAAAAAGGCAGCAAGCTTAGACGAAGAGGCCCAGGTAGAAAAGGAAGCAAGCTTGGACGAAGAGGCCCAGGTAGAAAAGGAAGCAAGCTTGGACGAGGAGGCCGACGTCAAAAAGGCAGCAAGCTTAGACGAAGAGGCCCAGGTAGAAAAGGAAGCAAGCTTGGACGAGGAGGCCGACGTCAAAAAGGCAGCAAGCTTAGACGAAGAGGCCCAGGTAGAAAAGGAAGCAAGCTTGGACGAGGAGGCCGACGTCAAAAAGGCAGCAAGCTTAGACGAAGAGGCCCAGGTAGAAAAGGAAGCAAGCTTGGACGAGGAGGCCGACGTCAAAAAGGCAGCAAGCTTAGACGAAGAGGCCCAGGTAGAAAAGGAAGCAAGCTTGGACGAAGAGGCCGACGTCAAAAAGGCAGCAAGCTTAGACGAAGAGGCCCAGGTAGAAAAGGAAGCAAGCTTGGACGAGGAGGCCGACGTCAAAAAGGCAGCAAGCTTAGACGAAGAGGCCCAGGTAGAAAAGGAAGCAAGCTTGGACGAGGAGGCCGACGTCAAAAAGGCAGCAAGCTTAGACGAAGAGGCCCAGGTAGAAAAGGAAGCAAGCTTGGACGAGGAGGCCGACGTCAAAAAGGCAGCAAGCTTAGACGAAGAGGCCCAGGTAGAAAAGGAAGCAAGCTTGGACGAAGAGGCCGACGTCAAAAAGGCAGCAAGCTTAGACGAAGAGGCCCAGGTAGAAAAGGAATCAAGCTTGGACGAGGAGGCCGACGTCAAAAAGGCAGCAAGCTTAGACGAAGAGGCCCAGGTAGAAAAGGAAGCAAGCTTGGACGAGGAGGCCGACGTCAAAAAGGCAGCAAGCTTAGACGAAGAGGCCCAGGTAGAAAAGGAAGCAAGCTTGGACGAGGAGGCCGACGTCAAAAAGGCAGCAAGCTTAGACGAAGAGGCCCAGGTAGAAAAGGAAGCAAGCTTGGACGAGGAGGTAGACGTAGAAATGGAAGCAAGCAAGGCAGAAAACAGGGCAAAGGC
- the LOC112435028 gene encoding histone H2A, which produces MSGRGKTGGKARAKAKTRSSRAGLQFPVGRVHRLLRKGNYAQRVGAGAPVYLAAVLEYLTAEILELAGNAARDNKKTRIIPRHLQLAVRNDEELNKLLGGVTIAQGGVLPNIQAVLLPKKTEKPVKAK; this is translated from the coding sequence ATGAGTGGGCGTGGCAAAACCGGAGGCAAAGCCAGAGCTAAGGCTAAGACCCGTTCATCCCGTGCCGGGCTCCAGTTCCCCGTGGGTCGTGTCCACAGACTGCTGCGCAAAGGCAACTATGCGCAGCGCGTGGGTGCCGGCGCCCCCGTCTACCTGGCAGCTGTGCTCGAGTACCTGACCGCTGAGATCCTCGAGCTGGCTGGCAACGCAGCCCGCGACAACAAGAAGACTCGTATTATCCCACGTCACCTGCAGCTGGCTGTGCGCAACGACGAGGAGCTCAACAAGCTCCTTGGCGGAGTCACCATCGCCCAGGGTGGTGTGCTGCCCAACATCCAGGCCGTGCTGCTGCCCAAGAAGACCGAGAAGCCTGTCAAGGCCAAGTAA
- the LOC143419129 gene encoding histone H3, translating to MARTKQTARKSTGGKAPRKQLATKAARKSAPATGGVKKPHRYRPGTVALREIRRYQKSTELLIRKLPFQRLVREIAQDFKTDLRFQSSAVMALQEASEAYLVGLFEDTNLCAIHAKRVTIMPKDIQLARRIRGERA from the coding sequence atggcAAGAACCAAGCAGACCGCTCGCAAATCCACTGGCGGCAAAGCCCCCAGGAAGCAGCTGGCCACTAAGGCCGCTCGTAAGAGCGCGCCGGCCACCGGAGGCGTCAAGAAACCTCACCGTTACAGGCCCGGCACCGTTGCTCTGCGCGAGATCCGCCGTTACCAGAAGTCCACCGAGCTGCTCATTCGCAAGCTGCCCTTCCAGCGCCTGGTCCGCGAGATCGCTCAGGATTTCAAGACCGACTTGCGCTTCCAGAGCTCAGCTGTCATGGCTCTGCAGGAGGCCAGCGAGGCTTACCTGGTCGGACTCTTCGAGGACACCAACCTGTGCGCCATCCACGCCAAGAGGGTCACCATCATGCCCAAAGACATTCAACTGGCTCGCCGCATCCGCGGAGAGAGGGCTTAA
- the LOC112435021 gene encoding histone H2B 1/2, whose amino-acid sequence MPEPAKSAPKKGSKKAVTKTAGKGGKKKRKTRKESYAIYVYKVLKQVHPDTGISSKAMSIMNSFVNDIFERIAAEASRLAHYNKRSTITSREIQTAVRLLLPGELAKHAVSEGTKAVTKYTSSK is encoded by the coding sequence ATGCCTGAACCCGCAAAGTCCGCGCCCAAGAAGGGCTCTAAGAAAGCCGTGACCAAGACCGCCGGCAAGGGCggcaagaagaagagaaagaccAGGAAGGAGAGCTACGCCATCTACGTGTACAAGGTGCTGAAGCAGGTCCACCCCGACACCGGGATCTCCTCCAAGGCCATGAGCATCATGAACTCGTTTGTCAACGACATCTTCGAGCGCATCGCTGCCGAGGCCTCTCGCCTGGCCCACTACAACAAACGCTCCACCATCACGTCCAGGGAGATCCAGACCGCAGTGCGCCTGCTGCTCCCCGGTGAGCTGGCCAAGCACGCCGTGTCTGAGGGCACCAAGGCCGTCACCAAGTACACCAGCTCCAAGTAA
- the LOC112435033 gene encoding histone H1-like yields the protein MSEEAPAPAAAAAPAKAAKKKTTASKPKKVGPSVGELIVKAVAASKERSGVSTAALKKALAAGGYDVDKNKARVKTAIKSLVAKGTLVQTKGTGASGSFKMNKKATESKAKKPAKKAAPKAKKPAPAKAKKPAAAAKKSPKKPAAAKKPAAAKKSPKKAKKPAVAAKKPTKSPKKAAAKSPKKVTKKPPAAKKAPAKKAAKPKAKKAATAAKKK from the coding sequence ATGTCAGAGGAAGCACCCGCACCTGCTGCTGCCGCCGCCCCGGCCAAGGCGGCCAAGAAGAAGACGACGGCTTCCAAGCCGAAGAAGGTGGGCCCCAGCGTGGGCGAGTTGATCGTGAAAGCCGTGGCCGCTTCCAAGGAGCGCAGCGGCGTGTCCACAGCCGCTCTCAAGAAGGCTCTGGCTGCCGGAGGCTACGATGTGGACAAGAACAAGGCCCGCGTCAAGACCGCCATCAAGAGCCTGGTGGCCAAGGGCACTCTGGTGCAGACCAAGGGCACCGGGGCCTCCGGATCCTTCAAGATGAACAAGAAGGCTACCGAGAGCAAAGCCAAGAAGCCCGCAAAGAAAGCCGCTCCCAAAGCCAAGAAGCCCGCCCCTGCCAAAGCCAAGAAGCCGGCAGCAGCCGCTAAAAAGTCCCCCAAGAAGCCAGCGGCAGCCAAGAAGCCCGCAGCAGCTAAGAAGTCCCCCAAGAAGGCCAAGAAGCCCGCTGTGGCGGCCAAAAAGCCCACCAAGAGCCCCAAGAAGGCGGCAGCCAAGAGCCCCAAGAAGGTCACCAAGAAGCCTCCCGCAGCCAAGAAAGCCCCCGCCAAGAAGGCCGCCAAGCCCAAAGCCAAGAAGGCGGCCACAGCAGCCAAGAAGAAGTGA